TAGGTGCAGGTACAACTTTTGACCACTGTCAGGCATACTACGGTGAAGACGATGCATTCGAATTCTTCGGTGGTACAATAAATGCCAAGTATTTGGTATCTACCAGTACGCACGACGATGCTTTTGACTTCGACTTTGGTTACACTGGTAAGCTTCAGTTCTTGGTAGCCACTGTAGATGCAAATAGTACCTATTACACTAAAGACCCGAATGGTATTGAATGTGATAACGACGGAAGCAGTTCATCTTTAACTCCGTTCACTCACCCGACAATCAGTAACTTAACAATCGTTGGAACCGTTAATGGTAAGGTTGCACAATCTGCAATGGGTGATGGTAAATCCATGAAATCTTGTGCCAACTTCCGTAGAAACTGCCAATTTACTTTGGTGAACAGTATTCTTTACGGATATCCTACCGGTATCTTGTGTGAAACCACTAACAGCTATGTTTTCAAAAACAATGTTGTAAATGGTGTTAGTACTACATTTTCAGGTATCACAGCTGACGCGACTAATACTGCTGCTGCAAGTGCTGAGGCTATTGGGCTGACTTCTCCGTGGGGTGGATATACAGGTTTGATGCCTAATGCATCTCCAGCCAATGCAGGTGCAGATTTTAGTGAATTGGATAGTTGGTTTACGACTACTTCTTACAGAGGTGCTGTTGGTGGACGTTCAAACTGGTTAACTCAAGCGTGGGTAAAATAATTGTTGAATAATTTGGAGCCGTATAAAAGAGGGATTAGCCTCCCTCTTTATTCGGCTCTTTTTTGAAGAAAAATGATGAATAAATTTTTATACAGTCTCATCATTAGCATTTTTATATTTGTCTTTGCTGGTTGTGAAACAGAAGGTGAGGATATAGACATGCGATTTGAGACTTGTACTGTATCGTTTGTACAACAAGAACTAAGAAGTAGTTATGAGGTTTATTTTAATGGAGAAAAAAGTATTAATCGTTCAACATCTGTTAAAAAGAATAGTACTCTTAAACTAGAGGTCTATAAAATAGGCGAAAAACAGCCCGAATTGTCACAAGAGATAACACTGGATAATAGTAAAGACATTGAGTTGCTTAAACTTGTGGGACGAGATATTGCTATTTCTTCATCTTTGGAGGAATATACAACATTCACTCCCATAATTAGCTATTTTAATCCTAATACTGATTTATATACCGTTACGTTCAATAATGGAGAATTATCAAATAAGGTAAAGAATTATATAGCCGAAGCGGACTTAAGCGGTACATTAAAAATAGTGCGCAATGTTGATGGGCAAGTTCTTTATGAACAAGATATGACTATTATGCCAGAAGGCCAGTTCAGTCTTATGCAGTTGTCCGATACAGACTTCTTGGATATATCCGATGGTGAAGAAGCGGATCCGGAATCTCGACAATATACTAAAATTCGTTTCTTTTATACTGCTGATGCCTTTCCCGGCCATGACAAGTTGAAATTGGTAGTTTATTTGATGGATTTAGATGCTATGCAATTTACAGCCCCAATAGCAACAATTGATTTGGAAGCTGGAAAGATTTCTGAGTATATTCAAATCGATAATGATGCATTTGGCCAAGGTGTAGTAAACGGAGTATATGATTTGATAGATGAGAGTGGAAATATGATAGTTAATAATCTGGAACATTTTAATACAAGTATTCCAATAGGAACTTCTGATAATAAATTCATGACATTTCGCTTTATGGATCCTTCACATCAAGGCGGTGATAATGTGCAATGCAATTTTATCTTATCTACTCCTTGGAAATAGAGCTTTGGTACTTAAAGCCCTCCGATAAAATTAATTAATCGGAGGTGCTTTTCCTAAAAATGAGTATTTGTTAATTAAAAACGAAAAGAAATCATGAAACACACCCTGAAAGGTTGGCTGGTAGACAATGCTGTCACCGTAGACAACAAAGAAGACAAAATCCTGATGTTGGAATCAGCCGGAAGCCTTACGCTGGAGGATATACTTAGCGAAATGAAGAAAGAAGACACAGGTCTTCGTGAAGAAACCATTGAGCACGCAGTGAAGCTATATCACCGTGTGTTGTCAGACTTGATGCTGAGCGGCTATTCGGTGAATACCGGACTTTTCCGAGCCGTACCCCAATTCCGTGGTGTAGTAGACGGCGGACAGTGGGATCAAAAAAAGAATTCAATCTACGTCTCCTTTACCCAGGACAAGGACTTGCGCGAAGCTATTGCGCAGACTTCAGTCAACATCTTGGGAGAGAAACGGGACGCCATGTATATAATAGGTGGCGAAGATGCCGCCACCCGTGCCACGGACGGCATGGCAACCGCCGGACGCAACTACACCCTGAACGGACGCTTGATAAAAGTCGTTGGTGAACATGAATCGGTAGGTATCACCCTGACTGATGCTTCCGGCAAGGTCAGCAAGCTGCCTAATGATATGCTGGTGGTGAACAACCCCTCGCAACTCATTATCTTGCTTCCCTCCGATTTAACGGACGGTCACTACACGCTGACGGTCACTACGCAATACAGTGGTACAAATACATTGCTGAAAACTCCGCGTAGTACGAGCAAAGTGATTACCATCGGGCAAAGTGGTGGTTCTGAAGGTGGAAATACCAGTGATGGAAACTTGGATGAGAATCCTTTAGGATAAAGCCTCTTATCCGGCCTTTTTAGACAGAGCTGTCTAAGGAGATTAGATAGGGCTATCTAAAGCTCTTCGATAAAGCGGTTTCAGACATCAAAACAAATGCTTTCTTTCATTGAATAATTTGAAATAATAAAAGAATGATAGACATTATAGCAAATATAGCTTCTATTCTGGGTTTTACCATGCAGATGAATGACAAGTTCTTTGCGCATGGAATGAATAAAGAGCAGGCGGACAATGAAATGCTGCTGTTGTTTCTGAAGCAATTGTCCGTCAAATCCAAAGCAATAAAAGAGATACATCAGAAGTATCATTCGTTGAGTAATGATTTTCGCCTTGTAGCTGTTTTCCTGACTAATCCCGTCATCTACGAGAAAATAGTGACCAACCGGAGCCGGGCATTAAGAAATGCACTGAAAGAATCCCTGCAAACGCCGTCGGCACGTATCGCTCAAACACAACTTTCTGCCCAGTTGCGTCCCTGCTTTGAAAATCTGTTGGTGAGCATAAAGGACGAATCCCACTTGTCTGTGGAGTTTTCCGGGATAAATGATTGCGAGATGAAAGCCATATTGCGGAAAATACTTAATGCACAGAAAGAAATCTTCCAGTTGCACCAACAATTCTGTGGAATAATGAAAACCATCGGCAGTTATCCTCTCGGTAACTGGGGCGACAGTGAGTTTGACTTTATCAAAACGAACCAACGGGTATTTATCTCGGATTTCTATAGCATCATTGATTATGCGGATATCATCCTGATGGGATATTTGGATATCTACCATTGTGCATTGAACCTCAAATAACGGATTGTATGGAAAATGGTATTGAAGAAATATTGAAAGAACATGAGGCACTGTGCAGCCGGGTATTTCATCTTCTGAATACAGGTAATCCGCAAACTAAGGATATAGAACTTATCATACCTAAAGTGAAAGAACTGTTCGGAATGCTGGAAGCCGTCAATACCAAACAAATCACTGCACAGCAATATAACGGCTTGCTGAATGTGATGAGTGAATGGAACGCTATTTTCAGCTATTTCAATATTAAGATGGTGCCGTGCCGTTTACG
This sequence is a window from Bacteroides thetaiotaomicron VPI-5482. Protein-coding genes within it:
- a CDS encoding DNA-binding domain-containing protein, translating into MKHTLKGWLVDNAVTVDNKEDKILMLESAGSLTLEDILSEMKKEDTGLREETIEHAVKLYHRVLSDLMLSGYSVNTGLFRAVPQFRGVVDGGQWDQKKNSIYVSFTQDKDLREAIAQTSVNILGEKRDAMYIIGGEDAATRATDGMATAGRNYTLNGRLIKVVGEHESVGITLTDASGKVSKLPNDMLVVNNPSQLIILLPSDLTDGHYTLTVTTQYSGTNTLLKTPRSTSKVITIGQSGGSEGGNTSDGNLDENPLG